Genomic segment of Corynebacterium urealyticum DSM 7109:
AGCGCTGGTGCTCGGCGCTGGTCAGGATCTCCTTCGGCGCGTTTTTGAGGGACTCCTCGTCGATAAACAGCAGCGAGGTGTCTGGGTTGGATTCGTCCTCGACGCTGAACAGGGACTGCGCCAGCGTGAAGGTGTTGATCCGGCAGTTGGTGCCCGCGTAATGCTGGCCGTGATGCTTCTGCCACGCACTGGTCAGCGCCTCGACGTCGTACTCCGGGTCCTGGGTGCCGTAGTCCCGGAAACCGCTGGAGATGAGGCTGTCGGTCGGCACCGCGCTGTTGTACTCGGTCACAAGGTCGAAGAAGCGGTCGATGTTCTCCTTCGGGAGCCCGGCGTCTTCAAGCGCGCTGCGGGCGAGGTCCTGGGACGCCGAGTCGACGAGGTTGCTGATCCTCACGCCAGCCAGCAGTTCTTCAGGCCCCTGGTCCGCGGCCGTGGGCGTGGGCTGCTGAGCGGAGTTCGCCCCGCCAGACTGCTGCTCGCCGGTTTGCTGAGCACCGGGGCTCTGTTCGCTCGAGCTCTGCTGCTCGTTGGGGGCAGAATCCTCCGCAGACGCGCAGGCCGTCGCAAGCAAGCAAGCCGCAAGAATGGGGAGGCTAAGAGAAGGAAAACGCATGAGGACATGCTCGCCCCGCGCCTACCCTCGGCAGGCGCTGCAGGGGACGATTATTCTGGAAATATGACTTATTCCAGTGTGATCACCAAGCCTCAGCCCAGCGACGTCGAAATCGCACAGGCTCACATCCTCGAGCCCATCGCGGACATCGCCGAGCGCGCCGGAATCCCCGCCGAAGCACTCATCCCCTACGGCACCACTAAGGCCAAGGTGGACGTCCCCGCCCTGCGCACCACCGACGTATGGGACAAGCCCCTGGGCCGCACCGTCCTCGTGACAGCCATGTCCCCCACCCCCGCGGGCGAAGGCAAGTCCACCACCCTGATCGGCCTGGCTGACGCCCTGCGCACCGCCGGGAAGAACACCATCGTCGCCATCCGCGAACCGTCCCAGGGCCCAGTCATGGGCATCAAGGGTGGCGCGGCCGGCGGCGGCTACGCGCAGATCGTCCCGATGGAGGACATCAACCTCCACCTCACCGGCGACATGCACGCCCTCACCGCCGCAAACAACACCCTCGCTGCCCTCATCGACAACCACATCCAGCAGGGCAACGAGCTCGGCATCGACCCGCGCCGGGTCACCTGGCGCCGTTGCATGGACGTCAACGACCGCAGCCTGCGTTCCATCGTCACCGGTCTTGGCGGACCAGCCCACGGCACCCCGCGTGAGGCTGGGTTCGACATCACCGCCGCCAGCGAGATGATGGCGATCCTCTGCCTCGCCACGGACCTGGCTGATCTGAAGGCTAAGCTCGCCAACATCGTGATCGGCCAGACTTATAGCGGCGGGCCGGTGACCGTAGGCGACCTGCAGGTCGAGGGCGCGCTCACCGCCCTGCTGCGCGACGCGCTGAACCCGAACCTCGTGCAGACCCTCGGCGGCACCCCGGCGCTGATCCACGGTGGCCCCTTCGCCAACATCGCGCACGGCTGCAACAGCCTCATCGCCACCCAGACCGCCCGCCGTCTCGGTGACATTGTCGTCACGGAAGCCGGCTTCGGCTCCGACCTCGGCGCGGAGAAGTTCTTCGACATCAAGGCCCGCGAGGGCGGCATCGACGTGGACGCGGCCGTCGTCGTCGCGACCATCCGCTCCCTGAAGTACAACGGCGGCGTCGCGAAGGAGGACCTGAACAGCGAAAACCTGGCCGCCCTGGACGAGGGACTGAAGAACCTCGAGCGCCACGTGAAGAACATGGAGAAGTTCGGCACCACCCCGGTCGTCGCGCTGAACCTCTTCACCTCCGACACCGACGTCGAGCGCGAACACGTCGCCGAGTGGGCTGAAAAGCTGGGCGTGCGCCTGGCCGAGTCCACCGTCTGGGCCGAAGGCGGCGCCGGTGCTGCCGAGCTGGCGGAGCAGGTGCTCGAGGTCATCGAGTCCGGCCAGGCCCCGAATGCCGGCTCCCAGCA
This window contains:
- a CDS encoding DUF4300 family protein, which translates into the protein MRFPSLSLPILAACLLATACASAEDSAPNEQQSSSEQSPGAQQTGEQQSGGANSAQQPTPTAADQGPEELLAGVRISNLVDSASQDLARSALEDAGLPKENIDRFFDLVTEYNSAVPTDSLISSGFRDYGTQDPEYDVEALTSAWQKHHGQHYAGTNCRINTFTLAQSLFSVEDESNPDTSLLFIDEESLKNAPKEILTSAEHQRFDALYGAIPTTKDQDSGQHIADIKAYAKDRGITFEDTKARVISMFSHDTLTDPATLFVGHTGVAVPYDGKLLFLEKIAFDMPYQAILVKDMQQLNDYLMQKYDDGPGLEYGRPVIFDNGEVIEGMRYAKRT
- a CDS encoding formate--tetrahydrofolate ligase, giving the protein MTYSSVITKPQPSDVEIAQAHILEPIADIAERAGIPAEALIPYGTTKAKVDVPALRTTDVWDKPLGRTVLVTAMSPTPAGEGKSTTLIGLADALRTAGKNTIVAIREPSQGPVMGIKGGAAGGGYAQIVPMEDINLHLTGDMHALTAANNTLAALIDNHIQQGNELGIDPRRVTWRRCMDVNDRSLRSIVTGLGGPAHGTPREAGFDITAASEMMAILCLATDLADLKAKLANIVIGQTYSGGPVTVGDLQVEGALTALLRDALNPNLVQTLGGTPALIHGGPFANIAHGCNSLIATQTARRLGDIVVTEAGFGSDLGAEKFFDIKAREGGIDVDAAVVVATIRSLKYNGGVAKEDLNSENLAALDEGLKNLERHVKNMEKFGTTPVVALNLFTSDTDVEREHVAEWAEKLGVRLAESTVWAEGGAGAAELAEQVLEVIESGQAPNAGSQQLYDPAEGIAESIKTIATRIYGASGVEFSTKAKKDLQFLADHGWDKLPVCISKTQYSFSDDPAELGAPEGHVLHVRELLPRLGAGFVVALTGQVMTMPGLPKRPAAEQIDVAEDGTIAGLF